Proteins found in one Sporosarcina sp. FSL K6-3457 genomic segment:
- a CDS encoding response regulator transcription factor, giving the protein MIRIVIAEDQRILRGALGALLDFEEDMEVIGQAENGEEALQLINQLQPDICLMDIEMPVKSGLEVAAALKQCGSSCKVIMLTTFARPGYFERAVKAGVHGYLLKDGSIDDLAESIRSVMKGKHEFAPELIINTYHQDNPLTVREQDILKLAAEGKTSKEMSAQLFLSAGTVRNYMSEILQKLEAKNKIEAITTAEEKGWI; this is encoded by the coding sequence ATGATACGCATTGTCATCGCTGAAGACCAGCGCATTCTACGAGGGGCTCTTGGTGCATTGCTCGATTTTGAAGAGGACATGGAAGTCATTGGACAGGCAGAAAATGGAGAAGAGGCACTACAGCTCATTAACCAATTGCAACCGGATATTTGTCTCATGGATATTGAAATGCCTGTGAAAAGTGGCTTGGAAGTAGCTGCTGCATTAAAACAGTGTGGTTCTTCTTGCAAGGTCATTATGCTGACGACTTTTGCTCGTCCTGGTTATTTCGAACGTGCAGTGAAGGCGGGGGTCCATGGCTATTTGTTAAAGGACGGCTCTATTGACGATCTTGCAGAATCTATTCGGAGTGTGATGAAAGGGAAGCATGAATTTGCCCCTGAATTGATTATTAATACATACCATCAAGATAACCCTCTGACCGTCCGCGAACAGGACATTTTGAAGCTGGCAGCAGAGGGCAAAACGTCGAAGGAGATGTCAGCGCAGTTGTTTTTATCGGCCGGAACAGTTCGAAACTATATGTCTGAAATTCTTCAGAAATTAGAAGCAAAAAATAAAATTGAGGCGATCACAACGGCGGAGGAGAAGGGATGGATTTGA
- a CDS encoding sensor histidine kinase, with protein MEKFRVFPERYGVLPYIYLVYLVMPLYYVINETGLKAVIGYVLLLLFLVSYWQLYSLISQKSFSYWLAIQIAIVMILSVGYDPYNLFMGFFPANFIGWISDKKRFNRALLLFAIAITSTIIMQGVMYNYFYFLLFAIVMIGAPYGIRSMNERMDLEQQLDQANEQIKDLIKREERVRIARDLHDTLGHTLSLITLQSQLVQRIADKYPERAKTEAKEIETTARAALQQVRELVSDMRAITIAEELADMEQILKAASIQLHIGEETLKSELPPLQQNIIGMCLREAATNIVKHSGAQNCFVTFGYRAGNFTIIIQDDGIGVGENDGEGNGLSGMRERLALIEGTLTIESVGGTIVELAVPVIVKGEAIAL; from the coding sequence GTGGAAAAGTTTCGAGTTTTCCCGGAGAGATATGGAGTTTTACCATATATTTATTTAGTTTATTTAGTTATGCCTCTTTATTATGTAATAAATGAAACAGGGTTAAAAGCAGTAATCGGTTATGTGCTGCTACTGCTTTTTCTTGTGTCATATTGGCAGCTGTATAGTTTGATTTCCCAGAAGAGCTTTTCTTATTGGTTAGCCATACAAATAGCCATTGTTATGATTTTAAGTGTCGGATATGATCCATATAACTTATTTATGGGATTTTTCCCGGCAAATTTTATTGGCTGGATTAGCGATAAAAAACGTTTTAATCGCGCATTATTATTATTTGCAATTGCCATTACTTCAACAATCATTATGCAAGGTGTGATGTATAATTATTTTTACTTTTTGCTATTTGCTATTGTGATGATAGGGGCGCCATATGGGATACGTTCGATGAATGAGCGAATGGATTTAGAACAACAATTGGACCAAGCTAATGAACAAATTAAGGATCTCATTAAACGGGAGGAAAGGGTTCGCATTGCTCGAGATTTGCATGATACGTTAGGGCATACACTGTCATTAATCACGCTACAAAGTCAGCTTGTGCAACGAATTGCTGACAAATATCCTGAACGTGCGAAAACTGAGGCAAAAGAAATCGAAACGACAGCACGTGCTGCACTCCAACAAGTGAGGGAACTCGTCTCCGATATGAGAGCTATCACAATTGCTGAGGAATTAGCGGATATGGAGCAAATTTTGAAGGCAGCAAGCATTCAATTACATATAGGAGAGGAAACCCTAAAATCGGAACTACCACCTTTACAGCAAAATATTATAGGGATGTGCCTTCGTGAAGCGGCGACCAATATTGTCAAACATAGCGGAGCACAAAATTGTTTTGTCACCTTTGGGTATCGGGCTGGGAATTTCACCATTATTATTCAGGATGATGGGATAGGAGTTGGAGAAAATGATGGTGAGGGCAATGGGTTATCTGGGATGCGGGAGCGCCTAGCACTCATAGAGGGAACATTGACCATAGAATCAGTGGGGGGAACGATAGTTGAGTTAGCTGTTCCAGTCATTGTGAAGGGGGAGGCGATTGCTTTATGA
- a CDS encoding ABC transporter permease, whose product MTIFLNQCKAEMYRMFRNPYFIFWSLLMPIVFYYIFTKVVNADIADKELWGAHYLMSMTSFSVMGSAIMTLGIRLVQERSQGWTTFMKVTPLSGLQYSMAKMIGQSIVHAFSIAVIFIAGVVLNGVSLSASQWIMSGCWILLGSLPFLGIGVLIGTMRRVETASGVSNLLYMLLAITGGMWMPMEVLPQTIQAIGAWLPAYNYGNGAWEIIRGGAPELKNIAILAGYLILFMVLSMYIRRKQEAV is encoded by the coding sequence ATGACAATTTTCTTGAACCAATGTAAAGCGGAAATGTATCGTATGTTCCGTAATCCATATTTTATTTTTTGGTCACTTTTGATGCCAATTGTTTTTTACTATATTTTCACTAAGGTTGTCAACGCAGATATTGCCGATAAAGAACTTTGGGGTGCTCATTATTTGATGTCGATGACGAGTTTTAGTGTGATGGGGAGTGCCATTATGACGCTTGGTATCCGATTGGTACAAGAGCGTTCACAAGGTTGGACAACATTTATGAAAGTAACTCCACTTTCTGGCTTACAGTATTCGATGGCGAAAATGATTGGGCAATCTATCGTCCATGCATTCTCCATTGCAGTTATTTTTATAGCGGGTGTAGTGTTAAATGGGGTTTCATTATCCGCCTCACAATGGATTATGAGTGGCTGTTGGATTTTACTTGGTTCGCTACCATTCCTCGGAATTGGTGTGTTGATAGGGACTATGAGGCGGGTGGAAACTGCTAGTGGGGTTAGTAATCTTCTCTATATGCTGTTGGCGATAACAGGTGGCATGTGGATGCCGATGGAAGTATTGCCTCAAACGATTCAGGCAATCGGAGCTTGGCTTCCGGCATATAATTATGGTAATGGTGCATGGGAAATTATAAGAGGCGGCGCACCAGAACTGAAAAACATTGCAATATTGGCAGGTTATCTCATTTTATTCATGGTATTATCAATGTATATACGAAGGAAACAGGAAGCGGTGTAG
- a CDS encoding ABC transporter ATP-binding protein has translation MDYAVEIQQLTKVFKDNKAVDDVSFSIKRGEIVAILGPNGAGKSTTMLLMLGLLHPTKGESRLFNADARDKRVREKIGVMLQEVSLMDGLKVKEILQLFRSYYPNPLSMKQLISFTGLNEEDLNKRTDKLSGGQKRRVGFALALAGNPDLLFFDEPTVGMDISARKVFWETVKELTKQGKTIIFSTHYLQEADDVAERIILFNKGRVVADGTPEAIKGNLLKQSVSFIAEQPFPKEEFLRLSQVSDVYIQGDRTCIITNDTDAILTKIYADQLVVRDLAIEKGRLEEAFEQLTVAQQEAM, from the coding sequence ATGGACTATGCAGTAGAAATTCAACAGCTGACCAAGGTTTTTAAAGACAACAAAGCGGTAGATGATGTTTCTTTTTCGATTAAGCGCGGGGAAATTGTTGCGATTCTTGGGCCGAATGGAGCGGGGAAGAGTACGACGATGTTACTGATGCTTGGTCTTTTACATCCTACAAAGGGTGAATCAAGGCTGTTTAACGCAGATGCAAGGGATAAAAGAGTTCGTGAAAAAATTGGGGTCATGCTGCAGGAAGTGAGTTTAATGGATGGTTTGAAAGTCAAGGAGATACTCCAGTTATTTAGAAGTTATTATCCGAATCCATTGTCAATGAAGCAACTCATTAGCTTCACTGGTCTGAATGAAGAGGATTTAAATAAGCGGACTGACAAGCTGTCAGGCGGGCAAAAGCGCAGGGTTGGATTTGCGTTGGCATTGGCAGGAAATCCTGATTTATTGTTTTTCGATGAACCGACTGTTGGGATGGATATCTCAGCACGTAAAGTATTTTGGGAGACTGTCAAAGAACTTACTAAGCAAGGAAAGACCATTATTTTTTCTACGCATTATTTACAGGAAGCGGATGATGTGGCCGAACGCATTATTTTATTCAACAAGGGGAGGGTCGTTGCGGATGGTACACCAGAAGCTATTAAAGGTAATTTGCTAAAACAGTCAGTATCCTTCATTGCAGAACAGCCATTTCCAAAAGAAGAATTTTTACGATTATCGCAAGTATCTGATGTATATATTCAAGGAGATAGGACGTGTATTATAACGAATGACACAGATGCAATCCTTACAAAAATCTATGCTGATCAACTAGTTGTCCGTGATCTAGCGATTGAAAAAGGTCGGCTTGAAGAAGCATTCGAACAGTTGACGGTCGCACAGCAGGAGGCGATGTAA
- a CDS encoding stalk domain-containing protein, producing MKMTKIVPFAMTALLVGSAYVVPTVSANEGPVVTSEVPQVQPVFVKIAGTIDSVDVRDNTTYYTMKDEENINVLVVTADTLVFDNTGKKAELKKGDNVMAHIYANKPAPAIYPPQYSPEVVIVETEEIGFAAVGTFDKELLDTNLSLKLNVSEETELSSLSGKEVTIADVAEQNLLVFYTITTRSIPAQTPPSKVVVLDQKDANEENVADSVIEEMMGNDVYEVDGTKMVPLRLLAEELGYTVETTGKGAILSKGVQSYTITRGETAYGFNKSLRHFEVAPALLEPMKTYVPIEFIQELMGK from the coding sequence ATGAAAATGACAAAAATCGTACCATTTGCTATGACAGCTCTATTGGTAGGGAGTGCATACGTTGTACCAACAGTATCTGCGAATGAAGGTCCAGTTGTAACAAGTGAGGTACCACAAGTACAACCAGTTTTCGTTAAAATTGCAGGCACAATTGATAGTGTAGATGTACGTGACAATACGACCTACTATACAATGAAGGATGAAGAAAATATCAATGTCCTAGTAGTCACAGCTGATACACTTGTCTTTGATAATACTGGCAAAAAGGCTGAGTTGAAAAAAGGCGATAACGTAATGGCTCATATCTATGCAAACAAACCAGCTCCAGCAATTTATCCACCGCAATATAGCCCGGAGGTAGTGATTGTTGAAACAGAAGAAATAGGCTTTGCCGCTGTAGGCACATTTGACAAAGAGTTGTTGGATACTAACCTGTCATTAAAATTAAATGTGAGTGAAGAAACGGAGTTATCAAGCTTATCAGGCAAAGAAGTAACCATTGCTGATGTAGCCGAGCAAAATTTACTCGTATTCTACACAATTACAACAAGAAGCATTCCGGCACAAACACCACCTTCAAAAGTAGTTGTGTTGGATCAAAAAGATGCGAATGAGGAAAATGTGGCTGACTCTGTTATCGAGGAAATGATGGGTAATGATGTCTATGAAGTAGATGGAACAAAAATGGTTCCACTTCGACTGCTTGCTGAGGAACTTGGCTACACAGTAGAAACAACAGGTAAAGGGGCAATCCTGTCAAAAGGTGTGCAATCTTATACAATTACACGTGGTGAAACAGCATATGGCTTCAACAAATCCCTACGCCATTTTGAAGTAGCTCCGGCTCTTCTTGAACCAATGAAAACGTATGTACCTATTGAATTTATTCAAGAATTGATGGGGAAATAA
- a CDS encoding DUF6434 domain-containing protein, whose amino-acid sequence MRPILSKELNVQQFSDFYWLKEELQTFCRDNGMSAAGSKIEIADRITTFLQTGEIKKPLRNTTGKVKSQTQTTLSLDTVITENHRCSQQVRAFFKEAIHPKFHFSTYIQNYFKNNVGKTYRDVVYAWHEEEQRQKDPSYQKEIAPQFEYNQFTRDFFADPNNKGKSREEAIEAWNAIKKLPGSRTYRSSNHDDC is encoded by the coding sequence TTGAGGCCTATTCTTTCAAAGGAACTAAACGTTCAGCAGTTTAGTGATTTTTATTGGCTAAAGGAAGAGTTGCAAACTTTTTGTCGTGATAATGGTATGAGTGCGGCGGGTTCGAAAATAGAGATAGCTGATCGAATCACAACATTTCTTCAAACTGGCGAAATCAAAAAGCCATTAAGAAATACTACAGGTAAGGTGAAATCTCAAACACAGACGACATTAAGTCTGGATACAGTGATTACGGAAAACCATCGTTGCAGTCAGCAGGTAAGGGCTTTTTTCAAGGAGGCCATTCATCCTAAATTTCACTTCTCTACTTATATTCAAAACTACTTTAAAAATAATGTTGGTAAGACATATCGGGATGTTGTCTATGCCTGGCATGAAGAAGAACAACGACAGAAAGACCCATCCTACCAAAAGGAAATTGCTCCTCAATTTGAATACAATCAGTTCACACGTGATTTTTTCGCGGATCCTAACAATAAAGGGAAAAGTCGTGAAGAAGCAATTGAAGCGTGGAATGCGATTAAGAAATTACCGGGGAGCCGTACATATAGGTCTAGTAATCATGATGATTGCTAA
- a CDS encoding Cof-type HAD-IIB family hydrolase, whose product MYKLIAIDLDGTLLTDELTITPRTIQAIQKAVELGTVVTIATGRMYPSAKQFAQQLGINVPVITYQGAIIKEIASNEVIYERLIPADIAQKLVDIAKEKNLHLQVYQDDILYGTVENDKLIAYAKKSKVPYQVEPDFSKLAKNGFTKALFIEESDDLDALQDELQGLFGERAHISKSAVNYLEVTHPEANKGSALLHLASKLGIDRTETIGIGDNHNDIELIETAGLGVAMGNAVQALKDIADYTSLSNNEEGVCHTIEKFVLEPMGAIIE is encoded by the coding sequence ATGTATAAATTAATAGCAATTGACCTGGATGGCACGTTACTCACGGATGAACTAACGATTACACCTAGAACGATTCAGGCGATTCAAAAAGCAGTAGAATTAGGAACTGTTGTCACGATTGCGACGGGGCGTATGTACCCGTCAGCGAAACAATTTGCACAGCAACTGGGCATAAATGTACCAGTTATTACTTACCAGGGGGCAATCATTAAGGAAATTGCGAGTAATGAAGTCATCTATGAACGCCTGATTCCAGCTGATATTGCACAAAAGTTAGTAGATATTGCGAAAGAGAAAAATCTTCACTTGCAAGTATACCAAGATGATATTCTTTATGGTACGGTAGAAAATGATAAGCTAATTGCTTATGCTAAAAAATCAAAGGTTCCGTATCAAGTCGAACCAGATTTCAGTAAATTAGCGAAAAATGGTTTTACGAAAGCACTCTTTATCGAAGAGTCTGATGATCTGGATGCTTTACAAGACGAGCTGCAAGGATTATTTGGAGAGAGAGCACATATCTCCAAATCTGCGGTGAATTATCTTGAAGTGACACACCCAGAAGCGAATAAAGGGAGTGCCTTGCTGCATTTAGCAAGCAAGCTTGGCATCGACCGTACAGAAACGATTGGTATAGGTGATAATCACAATGATATTGAACTGATTGAAACGGCAGGCTTGGGCGTTGCAATGGGCAATGCTGTCCAAGCATTGAAGGACATTGCTGATTATACTTCACTGAGTAATAATGAAGAGGGCGTTTGTCATACGATAGAAAAGTTTGTGTTAGAGCCGATGGGTGCAATTATTGAATAA